One genomic window of uncultured Erythrobacter sp. includes the following:
- a CDS encoding M14-type cytosolic carboxypeptidase → MRFASNALGLVAIAAVCSATPIQAHDYDAPESEQSCSTRVAALDKDFVTGAFASCETSGKKRFRITIAPEDDGDINCSPWYAFRLTSERKARVRVQIDYTKCGHRYWPKTSTDGETWTYLPESAVEIDGEGDDRSALITLKLGKEPVFVAAQEILPPSTYDAWLDGLETSPFAKRELLGKSAEDRDIEVLTIADLAASQRETVVLVGRQHPPEVTGALAMLPFVETLMGDSDLAKAYRARFETVVVPLLNPDGVVRGHWRHNTGGVDLNRDWGPFTQPETRLMDGVLKEIAADPERRLRTLIDFHSTRRDIFYTIPDELPTDPPLFTRKWLELYQERMPGYEVTRDARHTVGRPISKGYSFDTYGVPGITFEIGDETDRELIKRIGRESAIALMVTLLETPSN, encoded by the coding sequence ATGCGTTTCGCTAGCAACGCGCTTGGGTTGGTCGCAATTGCTGCGGTGTGTTCGGCAACGCCGATACAGGCTCACGACTATGATGCACCGGAGTCTGAGCAAAGCTGCTCCACCAGGGTCGCGGCACTGGACAAGGATTTTGTGACGGGCGCGTTTGCGTCCTGTGAAACGTCGGGAAAGAAGCGCTTTCGCATCACCATCGCGCCCGAGGATGACGGCGATATCAACTGCAGCCCTTGGTATGCGTTTCGCCTGACGTCGGAGCGCAAGGCGCGGGTGCGCGTCCAGATTGACTACACCAAATGCGGCCATCGCTATTGGCCCAAAACCAGCACTGATGGTGAGACCTGGACCTACCTGCCTGAGAGCGCGGTCGAGATCGATGGCGAGGGCGATGACCGCTCGGCTCTGATCACCCTGAAGCTCGGCAAAGAGCCGGTGTTCGTCGCCGCGCAGGAGATATTGCCGCCGTCAACCTATGATGCGTGGCTAGACGGGCTTGAGACATCGCCGTTTGCCAAGCGCGAGTTGCTCGGAAAGTCTGCCGAGGATCGCGACATCGAAGTGCTGACCATTGCCGATCTGGCAGCGAGTCAGCGCGAAACTGTCGTGTTGGTAGGCCGCCAGCACCCGCCTGAGGTTACCGGCGCGCTGGCCATGCTGCCCTTCGTCGAGACGCTGATGGGAGACAGCGATTTGGCCAAGGCCTACCGCGCACGGTTCGAGACGGTCGTCGTCCCGTTGCTAAACCCCGATGGCGTGGTGCGCGGACATTGGCGGCACAACACGGGCGGAGTCGATCTCAACCGTGATTGGGGACCGTTTACGCAGCCGGAAACGCGGCTGATGGATGGAGTGCTGAAGGAGATCGCTGCCGATCCAGAGCGGCGCCTTCGCACCCTGATCGATTTCCATTCCACCCGCCGCGACATCTTCTACACCATCCCGGACGAGTTGCCGACCGATCCGCCTTTGTTCACCAGGAAATGGCTCGAACTCTATCAGGAGCGCATGCCGGGATACGAAGTGACCCGCGATGCGAGGCACACTGTCGGGAGGCCGATTTCGAAAGGCTATTCCTTCGATACTTATGGCGTGCCTGGGATCACATTTGAAATCGGCGATGAGACCGACCGGGAGCTGATTAAGCGGATCGGGCGTGAGTCCGCTATCGCCTTGATGGTGACGCTGCTCGAGACGCCGTCCAATTGA
- a CDS encoding TonB-dependent receptor, translating into MKTSISRVISLAGASALALAGATAHAQDAEAEVATGSATELPPEDAPLIVVTGSQIRGAQVDDVLPVTIVGEDLIDSIDPASGDEIFRAIPQAGSVEFNEQSTAGGVNGARGDIASINLRGLGTGNTLLLINGRRMLLNPGFQTELFVPVVSPDTNTIAPASVRRVEVLRDGASAVYGADAVAGVVNTILRSNRTGGFLQGNYRASDGTSLFSYQINGGIGFDFADGRGNFTVYGGYFHENGLRATERSYSASSDLRPFLVGTDFEGDTQFDNRSINSPFGAFDIQGSSATSSNTTVLRDDDFHIQPCSLFGASGQPSDGRFLDLGNGLCADNGGTIDRDLRYDIGADRFLYSQKDRINVQTLFNYELSDSAEFYFEGSYYRSENFREREQSTMLSAVPLGIEATAFYNPLGATTLVDGSPNPNRIDNGLGSGVTDAGRALLLEDYRWVDAGPRLGSVTKDEFRLVAGLRGDIGGWDYDTGFLYAQANTTDLTRNRISSTNAQAAINRTDASAYNPFNGGCFPGEAAFGANRGDCTPNSQAAIDAITIDVFRKGETTLTLADFKVSRPDLFELPGGGVGIAAGIEFRRETFEDDRDPRLDGTITFTNAVNGDFFGSDVLGSSPSPDTSGNREVYSAFAEALVPLVSDDMDIPLINSLELQVAARFEEFSDSSSAFVPRAALAWRPVEDILLRGAWSQGFRAPNLIQINDEGTTRSNTVLRAVECVAEIIQGIEDDVPDCGGQGTIDFRSGARDLEPEDTESINFGVVLTPSFIPGLTLTADYWRVKQEGIIGIFGNQNALLLDLLLRLQGGSNPFVVRDAPTQDDLDLYAGTGINPAGELQQILNPYRNLDRRTSEGLDFSVMYEFETGIGDFDFQVNAARLLGFEQLAGPDADLLFTDLTPLLEQIPELSTGDIAALQPFGFGELLEIDGRPKWRLSGSAAFESGPVRVNFFGRYVSQVFDPGAQQNDTAELFRVDDWFTLNFGISYSIENNTALDGTRLRFGINNILNEAPPIADESFGYYGSLHSGRGRQFSFDIRKNF; encoded by the coding sequence GCTTCGGCCTTGGCACTGGCTGGCGCGACGGCGCATGCGCAAGACGCCGAAGCAGAGGTCGCCACGGGTTCTGCGACTGAACTGCCACCTGAAGACGCGCCGCTCATCGTCGTCACCGGCTCGCAAATTCGCGGTGCTCAGGTTGACGATGTGCTTCCGGTTACGATCGTTGGCGAAGATTTGATCGACAGCATCGATCCGGCGTCTGGTGACGAGATATTCCGCGCCATTCCGCAAGCGGGTTCGGTCGAGTTCAACGAACAGAGTACCGCTGGAGGTGTGAACGGTGCTCGCGGCGATATTGCCTCGATTAACCTACGCGGGCTTGGCACGGGTAACACGCTGCTGCTGATCAATGGCCGCCGCATGCTGCTCAATCCGGGGTTCCAGACTGAGCTCTTCGTACCGGTCGTTTCGCCTGATACGAACACGATTGCGCCGGCCAGCGTGCGCAGGGTCGAAGTTCTGCGTGACGGCGCGTCTGCCGTCTACGGTGCCGATGCGGTCGCGGGCGTGGTCAACACTATCCTGCGCAGCAATCGCACCGGCGGGTTCCTTCAAGGGAATTACCGCGCGTCAGACGGGACCAGCCTGTTCAGCTACCAGATCAATGGCGGTATCGGCTTTGACTTCGCCGACGGACGCGGCAATTTCACAGTCTATGGCGGGTATTTCCACGAGAATGGTCTGCGTGCGACCGAACGATCCTATTCGGCCAGTAGCGACCTAAGGCCATTCCTCGTCGGCACCGACTTCGAAGGCGACACCCAGTTTGACAATCGCTCGATCAACTCGCCATTTGGCGCTTTCGATATTCAGGGGTCGAGCGCCACATCATCCAACACCACCGTTCTGCGCGATGATGACTTCCACATACAGCCATGCTCGCTGTTCGGAGCTTCTGGGCAACCAAGCGATGGACGTTTCCTCGATCTCGGCAACGGTCTGTGCGCCGACAACGGCGGTACGATCGACCGCGATCTGCGCTACGATATTGGAGCGGATCGCTTCCTCTATTCCCAGAAAGACCGGATCAACGTCCAGACGCTCTTCAACTATGAGCTGAGCGACAGCGCAGAATTCTATTTCGAGGGCTCCTACTACCGTTCAGAAAACTTCCGCGAGCGCGAACAGAGCACAATGTTGAGTGCTGTGCCGCTCGGCATCGAAGCGACCGCGTTCTACAACCCGCTCGGTGCAACCACGCTAGTGGACGGCTCACCCAATCCAAACCGGATCGACAATGGTCTGGGATCGGGCGTAACCGATGCGGGCCGGGCGCTTTTGCTTGAAGATTATCGCTGGGTCGATGCGGGCCCGCGTCTTGGCTCTGTTACCAAGGATGAATTCCGTCTCGTCGCTGGTCTGAGAGGCGACATCGGTGGCTGGGATTACGACACGGGGTTCCTCTATGCTCAGGCCAACACCACCGATCTGACACGCAACCGGATTTCGAGCACCAACGCGCAGGCTGCCATCAACCGCACCGATGCGAGCGCCTACAACCCGTTCAACGGTGGCTGCTTCCCTGGGGAGGCAGCGTTCGGAGCGAACAGGGGTGATTGCACGCCAAATTCGCAGGCGGCGATTGACGCGATCACAATTGACGTCTTCCGCAAGGGTGAAACCACGCTGACGCTGGCCGACTTCAAAGTGTCGCGCCCGGATCTGTTTGAACTTCCCGGTGGCGGTGTAGGCATCGCAGCTGGCATTGAGTTCAGACGCGAGACTTTCGAAGATGATCGCGATCCCCGCCTCGACGGCACAATCACCTTCACGAATGCGGTGAATGGCGATTTCTTCGGTTCCGACGTGCTTGGCTCCAGCCCTTCGCCGGATACGAGCGGCAACCGAGAAGTGTATTCGGCCTTTGCCGAAGCGCTGGTGCCGCTGGTGTCGGACGACATGGATATCCCGCTGATCAATTCGCTGGAGTTGCAGGTGGCCGCGCGGTTTGAGGAATTCTCCGACTCCTCCAGCGCGTTCGTGCCGCGTGCTGCGCTGGCGTGGCGTCCGGTGGAAGACATCCTGCTTCGCGGCGCATGGTCGCAAGGTTTCCGTGCCCCGAACCTGATCCAGATCAACGACGAAGGCACAACACGTTCGAATACGGTTCTCAGAGCGGTGGAGTGCGTTGCCGAGATCATTCAGGGGATCGAAGACGATGTCCCAGATTGCGGCGGGCAGGGCACTATCGACTTCCGTTCTGGCGCACGCGATCTTGAACCGGAAGATACCGAAAGCATCAACTTTGGCGTTGTGCTCACGCCGAGCTTCATTCCTGGCCTGACGCTCACCGCCGATTACTGGCGGGTCAAGCAGGAGGGGATCATCGGGATCTTCGGCAACCAGAATGCATTGCTGCTAGACCTTTTGCTGCGCCTACAGGGTGGTTCAAACCCGTTCGTAGTGCGCGATGCGCCAACACAGGATGATCTTGATCTGTATGCCGGCACAGGCATCAATCCTGCCGGCGAGCTTCAGCAAATCCTCAACCCGTATCGCAACCTCGACCGCCGCACTTCCGAAGGCCTCGATTTCAGTGTCATGTATGAGTTCGAGACCGGCATTGGCGATTTCGATTTTCAGGTGAACGCCGCACGGCTGCTCGGCTTCGAGCAACTCGCTGGTCCAGATGCCGATTTGCTGTTTACCGACCTCACACCCTTGCTCGAACAAATCCCCGAGCTTTCGACGGGCGATATTGCGGCCTTGCAGCCCTTCGGATTTGGCGAGCTGCTCGAAATCGATGGTCGGCCGAAGTGGCGGTTGAGCGGTTCGGCAGCGTTCGAAAGCGGACCGGTGCGCGTGAACTTCTTCGGCCGGTATGTCAGTCAGGTGTTCGATCCGGGCGCGCAGCAGAACGACACCGCCGAGCTATTCCGTGTCGATGACTGGTTCACGCTGAATTTCGGTATCAGTTATTCGATAGAGAATAACACCGCGCTGGATGGGACCCGCCTGCGCTTTGGCATCAACAACATCCTGAACGAAGCGCCGCCGATCGCTGATGAGAGCTTCGGCTATTACGGTAGCTTGCATAGCGGGCGGGGACGTCAGTTCTCGTTCGATATTCGCAAGAACTTCTGA
- a CDS encoding lyase family protein has product MGGAGLNKQTGKRLRLAAIAAIAIIPSAANACSISSVDDLFAYKARTQAVLDVEAAMARAQAANGVIPHSAADEISEKARVALVPQAAFDVEYAKVRHRMVALLNVWRESLGDEADQYVHFGATTVDIYGTATMMQIDSAIVEIDGCMAESIAVMSRLADDHKATPMIGRTLGQHAQPITFGKKVSTWIGEYARHRDRLAELRARVRRSAILKGAVGNYSGLGDKAILVERSFAEELGFDAPYPADWNGTRDVIAEYGLVLGMIAKSHQRFGQEVFLLQGTDIGELSESLPGGTVGSSSMPHKRNPRVPERLIHAGRTIPRLGEVLADDVVNFFERDNTSRLTPVIEEISVESARALRNLNSLLDGLQVEAEQMRANIDRTRGFAMSQRVAFALAEHMPRADAEALVKQVIAEALAADQGFAEALRSNPQARRYLGNDDIARLLDPDAIDPAAIEQVESTIAEAKLEGAQP; this is encoded by the coding sequence ATGGGCGGGGCCGGACTTAACAAGCAGACTGGAAAGCGGCTCAGGCTTGCTGCTATCGCAGCGATTGCGATCATTCCCTCGGCTGCCAATGCCTGTTCGATTTCCAGCGTCGATGACTTGTTCGCCTATAAAGCGCGCACGCAGGCTGTCTTGGATGTAGAAGCGGCGATGGCCCGTGCGCAGGCCGCGAATGGTGTGATCCCCCACTCAGCCGCAGACGAAATCTCGGAGAAGGCGCGCGTTGCACTCGTGCCTCAAGCCGCGTTTGACGTCGAATATGCGAAGGTGCGCCATCGGATGGTTGCGCTGCTCAATGTCTGGCGTGAATCGCTTGGCGATGAAGCAGATCAATACGTGCATTTCGGAGCCACGACGGTCGATATTTACGGCACTGCGACGATGATGCAGATCGACAGTGCTATCGTTGAGATCGACGGGTGCATGGCCGAAAGTATCGCGGTGATGTCGCGGCTTGCCGACGATCACAAGGCGACGCCGATGATCGGGCGCACTTTAGGGCAGCACGCGCAACCAATCACTTTCGGCAAAAAGGTAAGCACGTGGATCGGCGAGTATGCGCGGCATCGTGACAGGTTGGCGGAACTGCGCGCGCGAGTGCGTCGCTCGGCAATCCTGAAAGGCGCAGTCGGCAATTATTCGGGCCTGGGCGACAAGGCGATCCTGGTCGAACGCAGCTTTGCTGAAGAGTTGGGCTTCGATGCGCCCTATCCTGCCGACTGGAACGGCACCCGCGATGTCATCGCCGAATATGGGCTGGTGCTAGGCATGATCGCCAAGTCGCATCAGCGCTTTGGGCAAGAAGTGTTTCTGCTCCAAGGCACTGATATCGGCGAGCTGAGCGAAAGCCTCCCAGGCGGCACAGTCGGTAGCTCGTCGATGCCGCACAAGCGCAATCCGCGCGTGCCCGAACGCCTGATCCATGCTGGTCGGACGATCCCGCGGCTCGGTGAGGTCCTCGCGGATGACGTCGTCAATTTCTTCGAGCGTGATAACACTTCGCGCCTGACCCCGGTGATCGAGGAAATCTCGGTCGAGTCCGCGCGGGCGCTGCGCAACCTCAATTCGTTGCTGGACGGGTTGCAGGTGGAGGCTGAGCAAATGCGCGCCAACATTGACCGCACACGCGGCTTTGCGATGTCGCAGCGGGTCGCCTTTGCGCTGGCCGAGCACATGCCGCGCGCCGATGCCGAAGCGCTGGTTAAGCAAGTGATCGCCGAGGCGCTGGCCGCCGATCAGGGCTTTGCCGAGGCGCTGCGGTCCAACCCGCAAGCCAGGCGTTATCTTGGCAATGACGACATTGCCCGGCTGCTCGATCCGGACGCGATCGATCCAGCGGCAATCGAGCAGGTCGAAAGCACCATTGCCGAGGCGAAGCTCGAGGGAGCGCAACCATAG
- a CDS encoding FAD-dependent oxidoreductase: MTRSAIVIGAGVIGVASAYALAQRGWKVILVDRHKQAAMGTSHANGAQLSYCFTDALGSPSTMAALPRLLAGRGCVRIRPGFSPDYLRWLASFARNCTASRFRENTLAVLNLALESRAAMDALCQRHSPDFSHAKADKIQLLYSDADRERAEASIAIKSESGCEQSIVERAGFAQIDPALSDLDEAVSAVIFTRSEMVGDARLFCENMLPILASEYGATISLGCEVQRIETTRTSTRILLTDGDMLEADHVVLCGGCDSNRLLRPLGLSVPVQPMKGYSFEMPPTEASPKVSVTDAKRRLVITNLGGRIRVAGFADLGNASPKLEADRVEALKNAAMSCLPGAGDYSQTERHWAGLRPTTPRSHPIISRPRPGIAINTGHGALGWTLAMGSGERLAALLD; encoded by the coding sequence GTGACAAGATCGGCAATAGTGATTGGTGCGGGCGTGATCGGCGTCGCATCGGCCTATGCCCTCGCCCAAAGAGGCTGGAAGGTCATTCTGGTCGACCGGCACAAGCAAGCTGCAATGGGAACATCACACGCCAACGGCGCACAGCTGAGCTATTGCTTCACCGACGCGCTAGGCAGTCCCAGCACGATGGCCGCGCTCCCTCGGCTTCTTGCCGGACGAGGATGTGTGCGTATCCGGCCCGGTTTTTCGCCAGACTACCTACGCTGGCTCGCCAGCTTTGCCCGCAATTGCACCGCTTCCCGCTTTCGCGAAAACACGCTTGCGGTGCTCAATCTGGCTCTGGAATCACGTGCGGCGATGGACGCTTTGTGCCAGCGTCATTCGCCCGATTTCTCGCATGCCAAGGCCGACAAGATTCAACTGCTCTATTCCGATGCTGACCGTGAGCGGGCAGAAGCAAGCATTGCGATAAAATCGGAATCGGGCTGCGAGCAGTCTATCGTCGAACGGGCCGGATTTGCTCAAATCGACCCAGCCCTGTCGGACCTGGACGAGGCGGTCTCTGCGGTAATCTTCACCCGGTCCGAGATGGTCGGCGATGCCCGGTTGTTCTGCGAGAATATGCTTCCAATACTGGCGAGTGAATACGGCGCAACGATCAGCCTGGGCTGCGAAGTGCAACGGATTGAAACCACCAGGACAAGCACTCGGATCTTGCTGACAGACGGAGACATGCTCGAAGCGGACCATGTCGTTCTTTGCGGTGGGTGTGACAGCAACCGTCTTTTGCGGCCGCTCGGGCTTTCAGTCCCGGTCCAGCCGATGAAGGGCTATTCATTCGAAATGCCGCCTACCGAGGCTTCGCCCAAAGTGTCAGTGACAGATGCAAAACGCAGGCTCGTCATCACCAATCTCGGCGGCCGTATTCGCGTTGCCGGGTTCGCCGACCTGGGCAATGCCTCTCCCAAGCTCGAAGCCGACCGTGTCGAGGCACTCAAAAATGCGGCCATGTCGTGTTTGCCCGGAGCAGGGGACTACTCCCAGACGGAGCGGCATTGGGCGGGGCTGCGGCCAACCACGCCGCGTTCGCACCCGATCATTTCCCGCCCGCGCCCCGGGATCGCGATCAATACGGGGCACGGCGCATTGGGTTGGACCTTGGCTATGGGATCGGGAGAAAGGCTCGCGGCTTTGCTGGACTGA
- a CDS encoding DASS family sodium-coupled anion symporter, whose amino-acid sequence MASAVYALLGSAEMPGDARFVAAIAALMAVWWMTEAIPLAVTSLLPIVLIPPLTERTVGETTGSYASPIVFLFLGGFLIAIAMEKWNLHRRIALLTLRRVGVSPQRIVLGMMIATGFLSMWVSNTATTLMMLPIGFSVLALVSGKGMAGDMAQATTQPGDPDIAQFGTCLVLAIAWSASMGGLGTLLGSPPNAIIAGYASDELGIDIGFFDWMMLGVPLAATFILIGWVLMTRLLYRFELSEIPGGEELIESEISGLGPMSQGEKVVAFVFGGAAFLWIVPGLLSELPAIASAAPWLGKLNDTAIAIGAGLALFLIPGNGRREMVLEWKDAENGLPWGVLLLFGGGLSLAGAVAATGLDDWFGQQVAGLEALPVILIIACVVAIVLFLTEVTSNTATAATFIPVLGGVALGIGMDPMALLVPAAFAATCAFMLPVGTPPNAIVFSTGAVTIAQMARGGLVLNLIGVGLITLAIYFFGAMALDLKFR is encoded by the coding sequence TTGGCATCCGCGGTCTATGCGCTGCTCGGTTCGGCAGAGATGCCGGGCGATGCGCGCTTTGTCGCGGCCATTGCTGCCTTGATGGCTGTGTGGTGGATGACAGAGGCGATCCCGCTCGCCGTCACAAGCCTGCTGCCGATCGTGCTGATACCGCCGCTGACAGAGCGCACGGTCGGCGAGACGACTGGGTCATATGCAAGCCCAATCGTGTTCTTGTTTCTCGGTGGATTCCTGATCGCGATTGCGATGGAGAAATGGAACCTGCATCGCCGTATCGCACTCCTGACTTTGCGACGTGTCGGGGTCTCGCCGCAGCGTATCGTTCTGGGCATGATGATCGCGACCGGGTTCCTTTCGATGTGGGTTTCGAACACGGCGACTACCCTGATGATGCTGCCAATCGGCTTCTCGGTCTTGGCGCTCGTTTCCGGCAAGGGAATGGCGGGCGACATGGCGCAGGCCACCACGCAACCCGGGGACCCCGACATTGCGCAATTCGGCACCTGTTTGGTCTTGGCGATTGCCTGGTCGGCGAGCATGGGCGGCCTTGGCACGCTGCTCGGCAGCCCGCCCAATGCTATCATCGCTGGCTATGCGAGCGACGAGCTTGGCATCGATATCGGCTTCTTCGACTGGATGATGCTGGGCGTACCGCTGGCCGCGACATTCATACTGATTGGTTGGGTGCTGATGACCCGCCTGCTGTACCGGTTCGAACTTTCAGAGATACCCGGCGGAGAAGAGCTGATCGAAAGCGAGATCAGCGGGCTTGGCCCAATGAGCCAAGGCGAAAAGGTGGTTGCGTTCGTGTTCGGCGGCGCGGCGTTTTTGTGGATCGTGCCGGGCCTGCTTTCGGAATTGCCTGCCATTGCCTCAGCCGCGCCTTGGCTTGGCAAGCTCAATGACACCGCGATTGCCATCGGCGCTGGACTGGCTCTGTTCCTGATCCCGGGCAATGGGCGGCGCGAGATGGTGCTCGAATGGAAGGATGCGGAAAACGGCCTGCCATGGGGCGTGCTGCTGCTGTTTGGCGGAGGCTTGAGTCTGGCCGGAGCTGTCGCGGCGACCGGCCTTGATGACTGGTTCGGTCAGCAGGTAGCCGGGCTGGAAGCGCTGCCGGTCATCCTGATCATCGCCTGCGTGGTCGCAATCGTGCTTTTCCTGACCGAAGTGACGAGCAACACAGCGACTGCCGCGACGTTCATTCCGGTGCTGGGCGGAGTGGCGCTGGGAATCGGCATGGACCCGATGGCGCTTTTGGTCCCTGCTGCTTTTGCAGCGACGTGCGCATTTATGTTGCCGGTTGGAACGCCTCCAAACGCCATCGTGTTTAGCACCGGCGCAGTCACGATTGCGCAGATGGCGCGCGGGGGACTGGTGCTCAATCTGATCGGCGTTGGGCTGATCACGCTTGCGATCTATTTCTTCGGCGCAATGGCGCTCGACCTCAAATTTCGTTGA